One region of Caldimonas thermodepolymerans genomic DNA includes:
- a CDS encoding winged helix-turn-helix domain-containing protein, translated as MSARILLIDDDTRLTGMVGDYLRQAGYLIDAVASLKAGRERLERRDHGFDGVILDLMLPDGDGLDLCRELRGLAHTRQLPILMLTARGEPMDRVVGLELGADDYLPKPFEPRELLARLRAILRRSVANGQPPADDPDVKRFGRLEIDLGARVARLDGRECDLTSYQFQMLAVLAEHPGRVLSRDQIMDALKGHALEAFDRSIDVHISRIRAAIEDDPKNPRRILTVRGAGYVFAKKQDSDEA; from the coding sequence GACCGGCATGGTGGGCGATTACCTGCGCCAGGCCGGCTACCTGATCGACGCGGTGGCGTCGCTGAAGGCCGGCCGCGAGCGCCTGGAGCGCCGCGACCACGGCTTCGACGGCGTGATCCTCGACCTGATGCTGCCCGACGGCGACGGGCTGGACCTGTGCCGCGAGCTGCGCGGGCTGGCGCACACGCGCCAGCTGCCCATCCTGATGCTGACCGCGCGCGGCGAGCCGATGGACCGCGTGGTCGGGCTCGAGCTGGGCGCCGACGACTACCTGCCCAAGCCCTTCGAGCCGCGCGAGCTGCTGGCGCGGTTGCGCGCCATCCTGCGGCGCAGCGTCGCGAACGGGCAGCCGCCGGCCGACGACCCCGACGTCAAGCGCTTCGGCCGGCTGGAGATCGACTTGGGCGCCCGCGTCGCCCGGCTGGACGGCCGCGAGTGCGACCTCACCAGCTACCAGTTCCAGATGCTCGCCGTGCTGGCCGAGCACCCGGGCCGCGTGCTGTCGCGCGACCAGATCATGGATGCGCTCAAGGGCCATGCGCTGGAAGCGTTCGACCGCTCGATCGACGTGCACATCTCGCGCATCCGCGCGGCGATCGAGGACGACCCGAAGAACCCGCGCCGCATCCTGACCGTGCGCGGCGCCGGCTACGTGTTTGCCAAGAAGCAGGACAGCGACGAAGCGTGA